A window of Aptenodytes patagonicus chromosome 1, bAptPat1.pri.cur, whole genome shotgun sequence genomic DNA:
tagttatctgctgctgctgttcaccCAGCTCTCCTCTGGCTCAAGGCCCTACTTGTTTAGCCAGGTCTCAGCTCCTCTTAAGACTTAGGCAGCTTTGCTTTTCAAGTACTCCCTTCTCTGTGGGACGATGGAGGCAATCCACTGACCAGTGCACTGCTTGGCCTCTTCCCACGTGTAGCGGGGCATGTAGCCAAAATCCTTCTGTGCTTTTCTATAAGAGAAGGTGAATGGGGTGTTCAGTAGAGTGACCAGGTGACGGTTGGTGGAGGGGATGTATCTGACAAAGGGCCTGAGCAAGAAGCTCACGATCTCCAGCAGCAGCGAGAAGTAATACAACATTGTCAGAGGCATGGGGAGCCGGGGCTCGATTCCAAACCCCAGGTCCCTGGTCAGCTCGTAATTTAGATCTGCGTAGCTCATATGAGGAGTGTCATCTGAGATGTAGTAGAACTGCCCCCTGATGTGCTTGGCTTTCTGCGGGACTCGCAGGGCTTTGGCTGCCTGCACATGTGCCCAGGCGATGTTCCCCACGTAGACGGGGTTCACCAAAGCCTCCTTCCTGGACAAGCGCAGGTAGACATTTTTGTTCGACAGACACTTATCCAGATGACCTTGAAGAAATGGGCATCCTTCTCCAAAAATGTACATGGATCTCAGGGCACAAGTCATCAGCATGCCACCATCCTTTAACACCCGGCCATCTGCTTTCAGCACAGAATCCTCTGCCAGTCTCTTACTCTGGGCGTAAGGAGATTTTGATATACTCTCATAAGCTGTATCTTCATCACCATTGAAAATTGGGTCACCTTTGCAGTTTGGGCCTGTCACTTCTATGGTACTGGTATATATGAAGTGCTGGACGTTACAGCGGGCACATGCCTCCAGCAGTAGCTGAGTACCTTCAAAAGAGAAACATGCAAGTCAGTCTAGAGCTCTCCAAGCAGGGAAAAGTGGGCTTTTTAGATCAGAAACAGCATCTCTGGCCTGAGCTTGGCCAGATCTCCCCTCTCTCTGCAGCTGGAAGAATCCTGTCCTGAACAGGGCAGCATGTTCAATGAAACTGAACCTGCTCTGAATCTGTATTTAAGTGGTATCGGTGCACCTGCCGGAGTTAAACAAGGATGAACACTTGATCTTAATTGCatgttgtggggggttttttatgCCAAGAGTCAAATTTTGCTCTTGCTTGGGCTAGCATGGACACTGACCACAGATTCAGGGGCTTGTGCCTGTCGGTTGGATTGACTTGGCTTAAGGCAGAGAACCTTCAGAAGCTGCCCCTCTCATTAGGTACCACCCATCCTGTATGCTGGAGGCCCTGTTTTCCAGGCTTGAGGATGCTCTTGGGTGGTTTGCTAAGCAGGGACAGAATTAATGTGGGACCTGAAGGTTTGCTCCAAAATCAGCGTCACCCAGTGGGAGTCTATCCACCATTCAATTGGCTTTGGAGGAGGGCTTGAAGAGAAAGATCTTATGTCAGAACAACGCACGATATTATGTAGCCAAAGATCATAGAGAAAAGTGCAGTGAGCAAAGTGATGATCCTTTTTTGGCATATTCTGGATTTTACTTGCAGTAATACGGGATTTCTTACTTTGAAAGTCTTATTGTAATGCTTTCATCGAGGAGAGCAGAGGTAAACTGGCAAGTTCAAGGTCTTTCAAGTAGCCGAGAGGGTTAAGCTGGGAAAGCACATTCAaggggaaaataaatactttaataaaTTGGGTTGTTTTATTTACAAGtaggctcttttctttttctcctgagctTTGAGGCAAAAATTGCCTTATTTGTTGTGCGTGGTACAATGAGAGAGATTATGTGTGAAAGGGCCAGTGATTTTGGAACAGAAGATACAGCTCAGAGacatttgaaaatgtctttggCAAAGGAACATTAAACCAAAATGACTGATATGGTATCAGAAGGGTGTGGCCTAAAATCTAGGGGATAAAATCAAACACTAGCAGTGAAGCACATAAATGATCTAACAAGTCTGCTCAGTCT
This region includes:
- the LOC143164912 gene encoding 3 beta-hydroxysteroid dehydrogenase/Delta 5-->4-isomerase-like, which translates into the protein MSLAGVSCLVTGAGGFLGQRIVRLLLEEEEALAEIRLLDKAFSNEALRRFGKFQGKTEVKILEGDIRDVMFLHRACQGVSLVIHTASIIDTLGLTEKQLLWEVNVTGTQLLLEACARCNVQHFIYTSTIEVTGPNCKGDPIFNGDEDTAYESISKSPYAQSKRLAEDSVLKADGRVLKDGGMLMTCALRSMYIFGEGCPFLQGHLDKCLSNKNVYLRLSRKEALVNPVYVGNIAWAHVQAAKALRVPQKAKHIRGQFYYISDDTPHMSYADLNYELTRDLGFGIEPRLPMPLTMLYYFSLLLEIVSFLLRPFVRYIPSTNRHLVTLLNTPFTFSYRKAQKDFGYMPRYTWEEAKQCTGQWIASIVPQRREYLKSKAA